The sequence TGTCTGTTGAAGAGCCAAACTGAATCGGCAGCAACGGCTTCATTATCGTCGTTACGGTGCCAAGTATAGTGGGCATGAGTGCTATTTTTTATCTCGAGAATTGCATGCCCAAAGCTTGCTTCTCTATATGCAGAATAACTTGGTTGTGGATCAACAAAACTGCACAAAAAATAATCATGTATAAAATAAGTGCTGCTACTTAGTTTTATTTTAGTGGGTGatgaaaatcatttttaagacTAAATGAATGAGACTCACCCAGAAGCAAGGCCTTCAATGTTACCTCCATCACCAATGGTTATGTACACTGGTGCAGAAGGGTCCTTTACTGGGGTGCTCACTCCATTTGTTATGTTGTACTTCACATTCGATATGCGCTCCTACAATACATTAGAATGACTTAGAAAATTGAATCATTGATTGACACAAATCTACTAAATGTAAATTAGAACAACTTACCGAGCGTTCATAGGAATGAACATGACCAGCAAATACTAGATCAACTTTGTGTTGAACAAACCAAGGTTCAAATGTCACTCTCATGGCTTCCCCTTCCATGTAATGGTAGCTGTTGCTATTATACCATGGTGAGTGCAGAAGAACAATTAGCCATGGGGTTTCATCTCTATTAACCTTTGAGAGCTCTTTTTCAAGCCAAGTGTATTGAGGAGTGTATTTGGCTGTaaaacaagatatatatatatatatatatatatatcatcaatATCAAACTGctttatttcaacaattttatCACTTTGTAGGTGATATCATATACAAATTGGAGGAAAATTTCTCACCAAATGCAGAGTATGAAGACAAGACAATGATGTGTGCAGATGCTCGTCTAATGGAATACCAAAGTGGCGACGTACTCTGTGATTCCTGATAGGGTGTATAGTACCTATGCAAATACGGCTTGAAAGGAACATTTTCTTCCTGAAAAATTACATGAACAGGAACCATCATTAGTACCATGAACAATCAACAATTAAAACCAAGATTATCTATATATTAGAAGGCAAACAGTGATAAAGCTCTTACAATCTGTGGCGCAAAATCAAGCTCATGATTGCCAGCAGCCCAAATCCATGGTTGATATGCAGTACTCTTTTCTACGAATCGGCCCCATTCATCCCATCTCTCATTGTCATGGTTTGGGTGATCATCAGCATAAGAAAGATCTCCCACAAACAGCATAGCTTGGGCTTTTGGATTGGCCATATAATGCTTTAATGTCTCATAAGAGTCAAATGTTTGTCCCAAATCACCTGCACAATACACCATACACGTTACATCTTATAGCTAGCTAGCACTAAAGACCATCAATACAATTCTTAGCATGTAATTTTTGGTACTGACCGATAACGCCAAATGTGTATGGAACATCTGGCCCAATTTTTGGTGGAGTTGTGAAATGAAATTGACGAGCTGAATTACCTTGCCCGATCTCATAAAAGTATTTAGTGTCATACTGAGGAACAAGAATATAATCAAAATCATGTCAATTCCCCAAGCACTACTACAAGTATGGCCTAAAATGAATCTATCTTGCTTAAGCAATGTAAAGTAAGTAACATTTGCTGCCATAGGCAATGCCAAAGTAAATCTAATCCACCAAGACTGATGAATTGGTTTTTcaatgggaaaaataaatataaattcatataaatacATTAGAAACACAATGCATGTATAGTATCCAAACATACTAAGACCTGAAAATCAATCACTTACTTCCAATCCTTTAATGGTAGCATGGTGAATGTAGCCTGAGTTATAATTATAGTATTTGTAAGTAGTGATTACAGAATGAACTGTATGCTTATGCTTGTGCTTGCCCTCTGCACCTGCAGCCCAATAAGACACAACATCTGGGTGTTTCCTAACTGGTGTCACCCATGAAATGATCACACCTCGCCCATCATAATCTCCTTGAGTTATATGAACCTTCACGTATATAAAATCTTTTAgctaacaaaaaattaaaggcACACCACATATAATTacataaatatgatttttatttcaaattttaaatatgaaaaaaaaatatatatatttcaatgcATGAAGAAGCTTTTTGATTGctaaaaaaacatgaaaaatcaataataaaacatgaaaaaagTTTATGATAATACCTGCTCTGGTGCATTGAAACCTGGAGGAGAAGGAAAAGTATCTTTTGGCAAGTCATCAGAGGCGTATAGTTTCCTAACATAAGGGCTTGTTTTCCCTCCATTGCACAAACCAATATTCAGCAACACAAACACCATTGCTACCATGCACAGTGCACCCATATTTTTGGAACCCATATTTGGGTTAGAGAGAGTGCAAGTTACGTGAACAGTGTATGTGTTGTAGAGCAAGGTATACgtgaacatgtatatatatatgattatatagaGCAAGTTCGAATAGTAGATGACTAAGGACTCTAAAGTTTAGGAGTCAGATAACTGATAAGATTTTAAACTTTTCGAATTTGATAAGGAGATCACTTCCAAAATCTCTAATACAGTTTGGAAATTGATTATGATGAGTTGTGAATTGGATCtcttcagaattttttttcttcttagaaAGTATCTCTTCCGAATattgttttgctctgtttttatttctttttatttttttttttttttttttagtttttttttttggttggactATAACGGTTGGCCGAAATTTCTCATCTTGCTAtgtaaacaataaaattatggcacataaaaaaaaattatgacatatatatatattgatatatataattgaaatctTTGAAATTCTCATAATTTTCTACGTcaacataatatttaaataaaattatcattttatttaaataaaattatttttgtttagttcaaacttaacaaggagtgaaactctatctctctagcaaatccaacttaaactcaaactcatcattttttttaaacaattatctatttatatatatatatatatataaccgaaacttttgaaactctcacaattttctacgttagcaaaatatttaaataaaattatcattttatttaaataaaattatttttgtttagtccaaatttaacaaggagtgaaactctatttctctaataaattcaacttaaactcaaactcatcatttttttaaaacaaaattatttttatttaatacaaacttaacaaggagtgaaactctatctctctaacaagtccgacttaaattcaaactcatacgttgataatttatctcaaaatttgaaaggttaatcatgaacactataaaagcaatgtaaacaccaatatatatatatatatatatatatatttttttttttttaaagccgaGTAAAAGTATGagcttttttttatatgttattttcttctcctctactttgtaaaaaaaaaaaaaaaaaaaaaaaaaattattttatggtttttcatgtatttttttaaaagtaatttttgtatATGAATCACCAAACTCTATTTAGccattttttacaagataaaaaagcttACAAtgattgaaattattattttaaatgtaacccatttttcttttatatttctctattatttagttatatatattttgttttgtttcaataatttttaagtcGTGAATCATCTGagtctttaatattttttggtctttcaaaagttttaatatttgaatttttgagttatttttttgtagtatCTAAAATTGtctgacaaattttttgtaagttaTTACACGTTCAAGCAATGGcttctttatcaaattgtaacacaaattaaaatcatataagagcaaatcatgcaatggtgtagtttcttaatcaatttaagattttataaaactattttaatctatctcacaaataggtaggttcccgtgcatagcacgggttagcgactagttaactATTATAGtagttcttttaaaaaaaaactactatagtagttgtagttgcacgattttcttgGCCCAAATTCTAATGATCAGGCTTTGACCCAAGACGCAACCCACAATGAATGTTCGTAGagaatgggtgaaagaacttggCTTCAGTGAGCCTGTTCGGTCGAATGCATGGATAAGGCGGTTGCAGAAGATAAAAAACACGGGGAGGATTTTTCAAGTCTCCTtctattccttttctctttaggtCTTCATACAGTTTgttccgtccccttctttggggggactgcattacattatatagctctccttctttcatctcaaccttacacctgttgatcatctaagcattcacttgagcgcctgtcccatcagccgccctcaccactccctttgtgagttgcagaggccaaggcggtactgttcaggggtcttttcctcattaatgcggccatgAGGTtagttggggcgcaattaatgtggtggtagcttttcgagggatattttggattttattcattttatatgtctggaGG is a genomic window of Quercus lobata isolate SW786 chromosome 2, ValleyOak3.0 Primary Assembly, whole genome shotgun sequence containing:
- the LOC115978277 gene encoding purple acid phosphatase 5-like, with protein sequence MGSKNMGALCMVAMVFVLLNIGLCNGGKTSPYVRKLYASDDLPKDTFPSPPGFNAPEQVHITQGDYDGRGVIISWVTPVRKHPDVVSYWAAGAEGKHKHKHTVHSVITTYKYYNYNSGYIHHATIKGLEYDTKYFYEIGQGNSARQFHFTTPPKIGPDVPYTFGVIGDLGQTFDSYETLKHYMANPKAQAMLFVGDLSYADDHPNHDNERWDEWGRFVEKSTAYQPWIWAAGNHELDFAPQIEENVPFKPYLHRYYTPYQESQSTSPLWYSIRRASAHIIVLSSYSAFAKYTPQYTWLEKELSKVNRDETPWLIVLLHSPWYNSNSYHYMEGEAMRVTFEPWFVQHKVDLVFAGHVHSYERSERISNVKYNITNGVSTPVKDPSAPVYITIGDGGNIEGLASGFVDPQPSYSAYREASFGHAILEIKNSTHAHYTWHRNDDNEAVAADSVWLFNRHTYPNEEHN